One Coffea eugenioides isolate CCC68of chromosome 2, Ceug_1.0, whole genome shotgun sequence genomic window, ACGATAGCCAGTCCAAAATCTGTTGCACTAGCAAGGCCCTTGTTTGCGATCACCTTACCATCAATGACTACTTGTGCACCATCAACCACATTACTTTCCTTGCTTAGAACTGATTCAGGTGCAGTGGCTTTCTTATCCTGTTAGACAGGGGAAGCATATGAGTTCGATATTATAAAGTCAAAAAGCCCAGACTATGGCAATATTAGAATGCTGATTTCTACCTTGAGTAACCCCCGTCTTTGAAGTATTGCACTTGAAGAGCACATTGCACCAAAAATTCTTCCACCAATTTGCTGTTCTTTCAGTAACTTCCTGAGAACCCTGGATTTGTGCAACCTTTCGGCTCCACCAACTCCTCCCTAAAGTTCAGTACCAGCCAACTactcaaaaaatgaaaaagtatCATGCTATTACAAATTAACTTTGTATTGAAGTACTTCTATCATTCACTCTAGATACCCCACGCACCCCggcaacccccccccccccccaaaaaaaaagactcaTTATTTCAAGAAGAGTACTGTTGACAACGAGAAACAGGAGTTTCTAATATCTGAAGTAGGGCTTGATGTACAAGCACAAAATCCAGCAAGTTCATTCAGCAGGATAAGAGATTAAAACCACCAATTCTGTGCATGAATATACATGCAAGAACAACCATGTTTAATGTGGATTGCTGCAGGTATTCCTGCCACACAAGCTCCTGATTGTAATTTGACTAAACCAAGACCAAATTCTGAAGCAAACTAGCCCAACTCTAGGGGAAAGACAGATGCAATTGAAAGATGAGAAGAAACAGAATCTCACTGGCAAAATTATCAGATCATAAGTGATCTCGGCAGCTGCATTAATCAGTTTGTCTGCAACAAGTATTATCCCTTGTGATGCCAAAATCTGGGTAGATTTTTCCACTGAAGCAACCACAACACTGGCCTTTGCTCTCCTTAGGATATCTATAGTGGTAACTATGTCAATTCCTTCACAACCATTTGCAACTGGAAGGAGGACCTACAATGTTACAAGTGAAAAAAAGTTGTTACATCTGTAACCCATCTAAATAGTTCAAAAATTTCTTATGAATAGAttaaattccaagataactccTCAAGATAAACACTAGTTCTACACACGTCTCAAGATCACTCCTCCAGATATAGATGCTACTGGAAAATTGCGCTCATTCAAGACAACCGTACAGAGGATGATAATTTTATCACTAGCATGCTGATGGTAAGaatgaaaataaagaaaactgGACATTTCTATTTgtaaagaaatgaagaaagcaAAAATATTTCATGACCAAGTAAATTTAAGATGCTAtccattttacaaaataatgcAGAACCAATcaaaataaagttcaaaaagaaacaattcTAAGAACCTTGGGCCAACTTAAAAAATGTAGAATGACACCTTGGACAAGATAAACAGTGCTGACTTACTTGAGGGGTATGATCAAGAGACCACTGGACTTCATTGAATTCTTCTTTCTTATGACTGCCACTGTCATTCACTAGCTATACAGGAAGAAGTAGGAAACGTTACTTAAAGCCAATAAAACAGAAAATAAGTTGCCCAGAGCTAATTGCAATTAAATTTATGCCTTGAGACAGGCTAAATGGAATAGAAAAACAAGGTTTGTTTTAAATTTAGAAACTCTTAACTTCAAAAGGAAGCACATCTGCTTGGTTCAGATATTTCCTGGCTAAGGTGTTCATTATGAAAAAGAAAGGAGTTTACTTAGAAATATGTTTCTCTATCTAATCAAAAATTTTGATACACAGAACATTCAATTGAGTAAGAGTTGCAACTCAAGTAGTTAGCCAAAAATGGAAATTGAGGAAAAATACTGCCAACCATGATGTAGAAGGAAAGGATCTTTTGCATTTCTAACAAAGAACAACATGCAAATTGATTTTCCAGCTAAATCTTGGTGTTAGAATAAGGTAAGAAACGATATAGTTCAACAATGTTCCTTTAGCTTAATAGCTTCGTAAGTGAAAATTTAGCCTAGGAAAATTTGTCATACTAACCAACGAATCCTTGATTTCCTTGGCAGCAGTCTCACCATAAAGCTGGCTCACTAATGATATAGCAAATTCAAAAGAAGTGCCAGGGCCACGACTTGTTGTCAGCTCTCCAGAGACCTGGTTATTAGACTTAACAGCCCAGAAGGTAGGGAGCTTGTCTATAAATGCAGGGTGGCAAGTCGTCTTGCAGGACAAAGCAACATGTTAACTAGATAAACAAAAGTGCAAGTACAAAGAGTATATACATTTATCAAACATTAATAAACTTGTTGAAAGTTACCTTCTTCTTCCTAAGAAGGCCCCAAGGCAAAAGTGTGACAGCTGGAGCAGCACATATTGCACCATACAACCGTTTCTCCTCAGCTTGTTTGCTAGTCATCTTCTGGAGAATTTTACAGTCTCTTAAACGTGCAGACCCTGGCATTCCACCCTAAACAGTAATCCACAACCAGTCTCTCACAATTCACGAATCTATAATTGCTAGCTTCAACGCTAAAAGAAACGAGAAAAAAGTTCAGTGGTCAAAGTGGTACTTGGTCAAAACGTGATGAAATATTGGTGTAGCTAACCACTCAAAAGAGACAGAGCAAAAAAACACAAGATGACAGAAGCAGCTGAATACTGAATTATGGAGCAGAAAGAAAAACCAACCGGAAGGGCAATTAGATCAAAGATTTGATCGGAACAAGCAGAGACAAATGCATCAGCAACCAGCCTAGTGCCTCCAGAAAATTCCACCTCTAGTCGTTGCTCCACAGAAGCCAGAGTCACCTCCGCGCCCGCCCGCCGCAGAACATCAACTAATATCACAGCCTCCATTTCTTCTGAGCCAAACCCAATTGGCACCAAAACCTATCAGCCGTAAAAGAAGAGGAGCAAAAGCTTAAAATGAGTTCCCCAATAATCGCACCAATTCCAACGTTAACTAAACACGGCACGAAGAACCCAGCCCCAAAAgagtaaataaataataaataaattccaaaattaagagaaaaaaaaaagaataaacctTCTTGGTCTTAGGAGGGTTTTCATTTGCTGCAGGAGAAGGGGTGGGTATGGAAGCCGTTGGGCTTGGAAAAGGGGTTTTAGGAGGTTTTGAAATGCTTGGGGTTTTACGCTGTTCGGAGACTGCAGCAGCAAACACACGAAAGCCTAAGGCCCGGAATGATCTTGTGGAGAGGGACGCCAAACAATGGTGGTCGGACTTGGGAAGAGTTGTAGGGATGAAATACAGAGGAGTTATTGAAGTCctcattttgttttcctttttaattCTCCAAATTTTAAGTTAGCTGAGAATCAAAGGAATTATTTGCTGTTGCTGGGGGGAATGCTGGAGTTCGTGTTTCCCAATAGAATCTGTGTAATAATCCGGAGACTTGAATCCGGGATGCCTCAATCGTTAGGCAAGCTAAAGAGTTTCAGGGTCCTTTCTTATCCTCTGCAAGTTTATTTGGCCATGGTCAAGAACGAGTTGACTAGGCAGTAGTGAGTAAACTGTTCATTTCTCATACTTATTTTGTGacttcttttcttccttatCGTAATTTTGGCCCCTGTTGTCCCTTCAATTGCAATACAGCATCATCAAACTTCTAACTATTACAAGTTTCCGAGTCAGTTTTCCAATTTGATTTACTAGCACAAGTGGCCGTTTCTTCTACAATGCAAAAAAGTTCTATTTCTATGAGTGATTGGGAgtgaaatttatttatttaaagcATCCTTCAAACCATAGCTTGGTCGTttatgagtgtgtttggattgctaaattattttaaataatattttacttgtattataaacatattttttaattcacATCTTTATATTTCTAATTAACTTttaactcacatatatcacattacaaaaagttctaaaataattattttaaataatattcaATCCAAACACTTTTCACATTCTCATTTAAAAATGTAGTCAAATAAAAGGTCTTTGTTTCCATAACGAGACACGTTCCATTCTATTTTACTATTTGATTTTTtccaatattttcttttttttctcacaAAAAAAATACACTGCTTGAAAGCTAAAATAGTACAAGATCATAATGTTTTGATAATCATGTATTTTGGCAATCAATAattccttatactatataaatattgagttttggtcgaagaatatgttgaatttcaaccgcataGGTGGggatttttttgaaaatgtgaAATATTGTGTATTAATTTAAAAGCTTTAGGTACAACTTAACAAGGCATGTATTTTGGTATGTTTACTGAAATGACCCCATTTTAATATCTTTAAAGTTGTCATTGTTGAGCCATCTAGATATTGATGGAATGTGTAATGAGTGTGCAACCGTTTTTGCATTTTGTACAACCCATATATGCTTGTGTGCTAGTGTAATTACCAGAATATCTCTTAACTACCAATAATTTCCCATTTTAATACATTTAAGATTGTCATTGATGAGCCATGTGGGTATTGATAGAATGTGTAATTAGTGTGCAACTGTTTTTGCATTTTATACAACCCATATATGCTTATGTGTTGGTGTAATTACCGGAATATCCCTTAACTACCAATTATTCCCCTTTTCAGCCGCAGGTAACCGTTTGAGATGTTGCTTTGTCTGAAACATTTCAATGGTTGCCGAACTGTTATGAATGTTAATGGTCTGGTCAGCACCCATTTCTCTATCATTTATAATTTGCATTTATGAGCCACAAACGTTGATCAGTTTATCCCTTTTCAGCTTCAAGGATTAAGTTTTCCCTTTTTGCCTTTGTTTACAACGATCTGGCTCATCGTTTTCTCTTCCATCCGAGCTCAACTCTGAAATTATCTATTATTTCGTAATTAATTACACCCCAATTCAATTGCCGAACCGTTTGTATGTTTATGCCCAGACGTTTGATTATCAGTTTCTCCCTGTTCGCATTTTGGGATTGGGATAATTCTTCCTGATTTCATACTAATCAACTCAGAATGCTCTTCAGTCTCAGCTACTCCTGGTGGTTCATCTTGAGGTCCACCCCCTCCCCAATTTTTCAGTTTCTCCCTTAATTTTGTCGGTATGTTCTTAGTACCTGCAATTAGCGACTTTTATCGCATTGCTAGCTGCAAGATAGCAATTTTTTCATAGATTCGGTTGCCCTCTATAATTTGACTTTATTGGTTATAATCTTATAGGTTTGGAGCAACAGCAAGAAAGAGCTCTCGGTGGGGATTCTGGAATAAGGTTAACTTTCTGTATTGCTCTGCCTTTCTGTATTATCACCGACCTTCAATTTGACACCGTTTTATTATAACGCTGTGTGAATTGATTTGTTATATCGTTTATTGTTGATTCGGGTGTGAAGTGTTCACTTCACTTACTGCTAAATGTGTTCTTTATTTTATATTGTATGAGAACAAATTTGTATGCTGTATTCCATGCCCGAAATTGCTATAAAGTTAATAACAAGTTAATCTATAATGAGAAGAAGCAATATGGGACTTGCATTCACTAATCTGTCAAATGCAAGTTCGTCAAAGGTACCAGTTAAACATGGGATCACATCAAAATGGATTAGCAGTGCTACAAGTGTACATAATAACGGAGCACTTGAGAGATCTCTAGGAACTCAACTCCCGAAGAGCTCACTGTCATATCAAAGTACACAACCAACTATGCAACCACATCAACATCCTAGAATTCTGGCAGTGCAATAAGCGTAGCTGAAGTAGTAGAAAAACCCGACTTTATCTCTCAAGGAACGGCAATATATGTCGCAATGACAGAAATGGAGACAAGGAAAAGAGTCGGCCCAACCAATTTGGACACCTCATCTTCTACAAAGTCCAGTGAAGGAACCAGTGGTGCAACACCTGCACAACAAAATGATGGAACCACCAATAAGCAACACAGCTGAGTACTTAAGGTTGCCTATTAAAGTATCTAAATTAGTCTACTACTATTACTATCACTAAATAAGGAACTGTATGGTGCCAGGATTATAGCTATTACTCTCTTTGTTTTCAACAATTTTTGCTTTATGGACTATTACTACTGTTTTCGTTCGATTACTTTATGGactatttttttttgcaatagTAACTGCTTCTCAGTATTTGATAACTATTTCTTCTCACAATATACTATTGTTTGTTCAACAAAAAAACCTTTTTCCCCACAAGCACCAAACACCCGTGCGATACACGGGCATTCCCCCTAATTTATTCTTATTATGTCCACATATTGTAGTATCAGCAGATCATGACCATTTGAATAATCAATATATAAAACAAAGGCTCATAACTAAAGCCATCTAACTTATATCTTACAGCTCTAAATAATGAAAGATCACTACTTGACATACATTGTGCAACAGCATTAGTACTATTATCTTTCATAAGCACATTATGCAATAACAAATAGTAAATACAAACATGCACACGTGAACGCGCGCgcacatatatgtatatatgtatgtatatattaaaaaaagatAATGTTATTAGACAAAGTAATTGTAAAATTAAGTTAATATAGTCACTATAAAATTGAATGTGACAATAGGATCAGGGGAGGAACATAATTACccttttataaaagaaaataataaaataaggaaGCGAGTGCAATGAAATGCTAACATAATATTGACACCCATTCCATATAATTTAAAGTTGTTGAAATCCTAGCAAGTAGGTAACAATTGCTCGATTTCAAGGTTCATTTTGAAAGAAgattttagtaaattatttaggattttttaaatttctgaaaattgtgtatttaatttgataattgttttttaaaaaattgttttgtattattgtttgatcaTATTTTTACATAAACAGAAGTTaggtaaaaaataaaacaattctTTTACATATAATCTTCAATTGAAACGCAAACATTAACATTTGTAGgcgaagaaaaaagaaaactttaCCTATTTAAACCCTTTTGAAATTGGAAGCAATTCAAAAGcaaacaaaaacataaaaacAAAAAGACAAGGAGGGGAATTGAAAGGTAGAGCtgcaaattttattttatttaaaaaaaaaatggggcaaATCTTTGAATAATGCACTGTATCTCAAGAGTGATGCTACCACGGCGGAGAGAAATCCTTGGAAGAGTGGATATGTATTGATGACATTGTGGACAATCCTTGCAAGCAATAATAGAACAACCCCAACCGCAATATAACAAGTGGAAACTCCAATCCGGGACACAGCCCCACCGCCACCGCCACCGCCTGAGTAAAAGCACGAGAGTAAAAAATGGCTGGAATCTTAGCCAGACGAATTAGTACTGGTAGATTTAGTTCGTTATTGGGGGTGCGATGCAGTCCAGTTCAGCGGCAGTTGAACAACCCGGGCACCTACATTTTCCCCCGGAGCTTCTGCTGCTTAGGGGTCTTACCCGACACCATTAATCGGAGCTCCGAATCATTCCTCAAGAACTCCCAGGTCATGGAAGGCATTATATCCCAACTTCACTCCAATATTCAGAGGGTCCGAGCTAACAACTTTGTTTCTGTTGGGTTGATTTGTCGATTGAACAATATTGTCCTTGGGTTTCACTCAATACTTGCTAGTCATGATTGATTACAGGTTATGGAGGGAGGAGGAGCGGAAGCCGTGAAGAGGAACCAGAGTAGAAATAAGCTTCTTCCTAGAGACAGAATTGATCGCCTCATCGATCCTGGTTCTTCGTTTCTTGAGCTTTCTCAGGTATAAAAAGCCATTTTGTTACAAACTAGAGCGAATGCTGTGTTCTCGATCTTGTGAGAAATACCGGTAATTATACTGCTAAATTAGCTCGAGTAGTTCAGAGTTTACCAATTGGAGGTTGTATTTGATGATGCTCTGTCACACAAGTTGAATTAGCGTTGATCTTATGTTACTATTAAAAACAAGAATGTAGGAGCTGAGAATAAGTTCTATATTTTCATTAGATAGTTGCAAAGTCTGAGGTGTCCTTATTTTTCTTGCTGGCCTTAAATTGTTTCCTTAGCATGTAATGCTTTGTTTCCTATGCCCTGCAAAATATTCGAAATGCTGAAAGTTTCAATCTAGAGATTTGTTTCCATTTCTCGCTCTTCGGAGGttcatttgaaaaataaattgcaAGTTATAGTTTCTCTCACATATTTTCTTACCTTTCATCCTGGATGTCATGTTCAATAATTTCAGCTTGCTGGCCATGAATTGTATGATGAGCCATTACCTTCTGGTGGGATAATTACCGGAATTGGTGCGGTACATGGTAAACTATGCTTGTTTGTGGCAAATGACCCCACTGTGAAGGGTGGAACTTATTATCCCATCACAGTCAAGAAACATCTCAGGGCACAAGAAATTGCCTCACAATGTAAACTACCATGCATATATCTTGTTGATAGTGGAGGTGCTTTCCTTCCGAAGCAGGCTGAGGTTTTTCCTGACAAGGAAAACTTTGGTAGGATATTCTACAATCAAGCTTTGATGTCTGCAGAAGGTATTCCCCAGATCGCTTTGGTGTTGGGTTCTTGCACTGCTGGTGGGGCCTATATTCCTGCAATGGCAGATGAAAGTGTAATGGTTAAAGGAAATGGTACCATATTTCTGGCTGGACCACCTCTTGTAAAGGTTAGTAAGACGACTTTGTTGGGTAATGCCTCTTGATCTTTGATGATTAATTTGGTTAAGCAGTGGTAATGAAGATTGAGGAGCTTGACTGAAAATTTTTATGCCGTTTTATGTAGATTTATATGAGTTAGCATCTTATCCATGCACTATGTATGTCTCTATTAGCACAAAGACAGATTGATTAGtattatttctaaaatagaaatTTTTATAGGCTGCCACTGGAGAGGAAGTGTCGGCGGAGGACCTGGGAGGTGCTACTGTACACTGTAAGACATCTGGCGTTTCAGACTACTTTGCCCAAGGTGAATAATCACTGCTTCTGGtctctttcttgtttttgttttttagaaAAGTAATTTGGCCATTAAATAATTACAGGATTCCTCTATGCTCCAAAAAAATGTGTCCAGTCTTGTTGCTTCCTATTATACATGATGTCATATGAATTCTGCATCTATTTTGCAGACGAACTGCATGCTCTTGCTATAGGAAGGAATATCGTAAGAAACTTGCACATGGCTGGAAACCATAATGTATCTCAACACAGGACATTTGATTACAAAGAGCCACTGTATGATATAAAGGAACTTCGGTCCGTTGCACCAGCAGACTTTAAGCAGTCCTTAGACATTCGATCTATTATTGCCCGTATATGTGATGGAAGCGAATTTGATGAATTCAAGAAACTGTATGGCCCTGTGAGGCTTTTCTCTTCCTGAAACTCattattctttattttgaaatgttgattttttttttcttttaaatcttgTGGTTTGATAATTCTCTATTGTTTATAAAGACACTTGTAACAGGTTTTGCAAGAATATATGGGCAGCCTGTGGGAATAATTGGGAACAATGGTATATTATTCAATGAATCTGCCTTAAAGGGGGCCCATTTCATTGAATTGTGTACTCAGCGTAACATTCCATTGGTCTTCCTTCAGAATATTACAGGATTCATGGTATGTCTGGACTGATGTGTGATACTGTTTTAAGTACTCATAAATTGTGTTTTCAATCCAATAGTGAAGTTTGGAAAGGAATCATATCTACCGAGGCATTCTTGTGTTGTATAGCAAATCAGTTCCACAAAAAGAGTCGGTAGGATTAAAAGCCTGTTTCTTGATGGTACCACAAGTTTGAACCTAGAAGTTAAAATTCACAAGTCCAACTGCACAAATTCAATGTTTACACTTAAGTTTTAGATAAGGTAGGTGATGTTCCAAGTCCTTGAGTTGTAAAATTGAAACTATTGCTTGTTTATTTCTTCAGTTATCCACTGAATGCTTGCAGTTATTATGGTAGTCTTGTAACTCCCTTCTGTGAAATTCCCCACAGTTCCTTTACTTTCAACTCTCTCTGTTTTGCCTGTGAAACCTGTCATCCTGTTTTCGGGGACCTTTCCTTGTATCCCAGCATAATTTTGGAGAGTATATTTGTGGCAAGAGAAAGCAGTTGACGATATGCTGGCTGACATAAAGTTCAATCATTGTCTCTAGTGTGTAGCCTTAAAGTCTCAATTTTGCTTCAAGTAATCTTAATGTCTAATTGTAGCTGATATTTGTAAGTCTGGTATTTGGCTGGAGTTAACTCTAGGAAATTTAGGTGGTTGTTGGGCATTGACATCTTGGATGGCATTCCTTGTCGACTTTCATTGTCTATCTAAAGTGTGGACATATCTTACTGGAGTTTCTGTAATGGATCTTTTTGCACATAAGAATTGTTTCTATTTCATATTGCAGGTTGGGTCTAAATCTGAGGCAAATGGTATAGCTAAATCTGGTGCCAAAATGGTGATGGCAGTTTCTTGTGCAAAGGTTAGCCATTTATTCTTATGTGACAGTTTTTAGTTTCGTATTGTGTCTTGGCTTTCTGATTTCAAAGTCCAGGACCTAACATGCTTTTCAATGTGTTGCAGCATTAAGAGTTTCTGAAACAACAATTTCCTATAATAGATTTTGAACATAAAATCCTCTTTAAATTGCTTCAATAGGATCAGTTATTGTTGTGTTTGAAGTTTTTCCCCTTGGTAATTACATTACTAAAAAGAAGGAATGTGTGAAAAGAAATGATATATTCTACTCTCTCATCTTGGAATTGTATGTCATGTAGGTTCCCAAAATCACTGTTGTTGTGGGTGGAAGCTTTGGAGCTGGAAACTATGCTATGTGTGGACGAGCATATAACCCTAACTTCATGTTCTTCTGGCCAAATGCTAGAATATCTGTGATGGGAGGTGCTCAGGTAGTTTCCTTCCAATATGCTGCAATATTACAGGTTCTTTAAGAACTTTATTTATAAAGAGAGTTGTGTTTTTTGTATTTCAACTGTTGATGTGACTCGTTTCATCTCTCCAGTAGCCTTCTAAACTCAACCTTCTCAAGTTGTTTTCAACCTGCGGAATTTTTTGTAGGTCTAGTATGTTTTTGTGTGTGCCCACCTGTGCTCTGTGTGTGtgcgtgttttttttttggggcggGGGGGTGGGTGGGTGTAGTATAGTTCAATCTGAATTATAACCTAAAGGTACGCAAATCGTTGCCATAAACTCAGATATCATGAATTGGATCCCCAATTTGACCACTCCTAGGAAAAACACAAACTCCTTTTTCTCATGCTTGCTATAAGTAGTTGATTTCAGTTGAAAATTGGGAGACTGTGTAATTTCAGTGCTCCTTGGTTTTTGTTTCTCAATTTTATTGCATAATGTTCTTCTTCCTTGGCATCACAATGGTGAATTTCCTTCTTAAAACCAAGATAACATTGCTccatttctaattttttttttgtgttgtttTTTAGGCTGCTGGGGTTCTGACGCAGATAGAAAAGGCCAACAAGAAAAAAGCTGGGGTTCAGGTAGGAATGTGGTTTCGAAATCTTGCAATGATTTTTCCCAGAGTACCTACTGGCATGTTTTATGTATTACAGTGGACAAAGGAGGAAGAGGAAAAGTTCAAGGCTGATGTTGTGGAGGCGTATGAAAGAGAAGGCAGTGCTTACTATTCAACTGCTAGACTTTGGGATGATGGGATTATTGATCCAGCTGACACAAGAAAAGTCGTAGGCCTTTGTCTCTCTGCCTCCATGAACCGTGGCCGAGAAAATACCAAATATGGTGTATTTAGAATGTAAAATTAAGGCTCTtgtttttcccaaaaaaaaaaaaaaagaaaaagaaaataaaaagaacatGCTATCCCAGGAGAGGACGTTTTTACCTCCAAGGATGCTGGTTTAGAGCTCTGAACCTGCATAAACCATACCGGACAGGATGCAAGATTACTTGAGATGGATGAATCTTTTGACAATTTGCCAAAAAATGAGCTTTCTGAGTGTCCGTTTGGCGGAATCCGGACTGTCAATATGCCTATATGCGACTAATGATCCTTCTATCCCACATCGATTGTGAGTGGTGTGTGTGTATTACTTAAGGTCCTCAGTGTGGTCTGAAAGTCAGCATGCTTTTTGGGTTGGGCTGTGGAATAGCCTTAggtagtgtgtgtgtgttatCTGCATTTGTTGAAAGACTAATGATCCATTCATCTTCTTGATCAGAACAAGTCCAGATGATCTGGGACGGTGATGACAGTATCaactatcaaaaaaaaaaaaaaaaaagaattgagccaAACAGTGTGCACATGGGAATGCTTGCTTCATCTCTGGTTTAAAGCTGGCCTTTTGTATTTGAAACCTCATGTGTCATCTCAAGGACCTTTGCTTATATTTTGATCCGTATCCGAAGGTGTTGTCTTTTTTTGGTATATAAGTAAATTTCTGGTACAATCACAAGGTGGTGTCTGAAATTCCTGTATTCCAATCCAGTTAGTTCAAACGACACTGGAGTGTCACTGAACAGCATCCACGTGGTAGTTCCCCccgccccaaaaaaaaagtgaaaagctCCTGGAAACGCGCCCGTGGCCTAATGGATAAAGTGTCTGACTTCTAATCAGGCGACTGTGGGTTCGAATCCCACCGGGCTTGTGTTTGTGCCAAACGATATATGGAGTAAATTGTCTCATCCTTTCCCCGTAAAGGATTGGAGAAATGATAAATGTAAACAAAATGGGAAATTCTCATCTGCTGCATAAAGCTCTCTACGACCCATCTCGTTTCGGTCGGTGATCTCATTATTGTCCGTCTGTGTGTTTATTCTCCTCCGCCGCGGACACAGAGCCATTCAACTAATTGGAGGACAATCTTCTGTCCCCAACTACAACACCTGAAAATCCCCTAAATACTACCCCATTTACCCACGTGATTTACCTATACATGCTAAGCCTGAGCCTGAGCCTGATTCTTTTCCCTCGGCAGCATCACCCTGTTTCTCTGCTACCGCTGCATCATTCATTTCCACTCTTCTAGTTCTAATTTCCTTCAAAGCTTTTGCATCTGCTCAAAAGCAGAATAATTGGAATCATACAAAAGTATGGCTTGGACATGTGCTGGCTGCCATTCAACTGCGACGTTCTCGTCCCTTTACCCTCCGGTTCTCCAAGACTGCGGCTTTTCTTCACTGAGACCGCAGACTCTACGGCTGCTCAATCACCCAACTCGGTTCTCATTTTCCCACCAAAAGGGCTA contains:
- the LOC113762278 gene encoding methylcrotonoyl-CoA carboxylase beta chain, mitochondrial, whose amino-acid sequence is MAGILARRISTGRFSSLLGVRCSPVQRQLNNPGTYIFPRSFCCLGVLPDTINRSSESFLKNSQVMEGIISQLHSNIQRVMEGGGAEAVKRNQSRNKLLPRDRIDRLIDPGSSFLELSQLAGHELYDEPLPSGGIITGIGAVHGKLCLFVANDPTVKGGTYYPITVKKHLRAQEIASQCKLPCIYLVDSGGAFLPKQAEVFPDKENFGRIFYNQALMSAEGIPQIALVLGSCTAGGAYIPAMADESVMVKGNGTIFLAGPPLVKAATGEEVSAEDLGGATVHCKTSGVSDYFAQDELHALAIGRNIVRNLHMAGNHNVSQHRTFDYKEPLYDIKELRSVAPADFKQSLDIRSIIARICDGSEFDEFKKLYGPTLVTGFARIYGQPVGIIGNNGILFNESALKGAHFIELCTQRNIPLVFLQNITGFMVGSKSEANGIAKSGAKMVMAVSCAKVPKITVVVGGSFGAGNYAMCGRAYNPNFMFFWPNARISVMGGAQAAGVLTQIEKANKKKAGVQWTKEEEEKFKADVVEAYEREGSAYYSTARLWDDGIIDPADTRKVVGLCLSASMNRGRENTKYGVFRM
- the LOC113762279 gene encoding protein DJ-1 homolog C; protein product: MRTSITPLYFIPTTLPKSDHHCLASLSTRSFRALGFRVFAAAVSEQRKTPSISKPPKTPFPSPTASIPTPSPAANENPPKTKKVLVPIGFGSEEMEAVILVDVLRRAGAEVTLASVEQRLEVEFSGGTRLVADAFVSACSDQIFDLIALPGGMPGSARLRDCKILQKMTSKQAEEKRLYGAICAAPAVTLLPWGLLRKKKTTCHPAFIDKLPTFWAVKSNNQVSGELTTSRGPGTSFEFAISLVSQLYGETAAKEIKDSLLVNDSGSHKKEEFNEVQWSLDHTPQVLLPVANGCEGIDIVTTIDILRRAKASVVVASVEKSTQILASQGIILVADKLINAAAEITYDLIILPGGVGGAERLHKSRVLRKLLKEQQIGGRIFGAMCSSSAILQRRGLLKDKKATAPESVLSKESNVVDGAQVVIDGKVIANKGLASATDFGLAIVGKLFGHSRARSVAEGLVFEYPRA